In a single window of the Pongo abelii isolate AG06213 chromosome 1, NHGRI_mPonAbe1-v2.0_pri, whole genome shotgun sequence genome:
- the LOC100445452 gene encoding PRAME family member 17-like, producing MSLQSPSRLLGLAGQSLLRKQFLTIFTLDELPREVFPLLFMEAFSMRHYEALKLMVQAWPFIHLPLGSLMKTPHLETLQAVLKGLDTLLAQKVCPGRWKLQVLDLRDVDENFWTILSGARALSCSTVAMSKRQTVEDCPRVGECEPLKMFINLCLKKSTLDECQSYLCGWIHYRRGLVHLWCNKVQNYAMRTSTFRNLLKRVYPDSIQDLEVRRKCSLNKTGKFAPYLSQMSNLHKLFLAFSYDDELYESGQQQFIPDLDCPFLCLSYLKMLYIRKVNNIKEHLEHLLRCLKNPLGRFIFCHAYLADRDMEYLSQYPSLSQLKELHLIDILMCTTNLELLGALLEKVAATLQILTLKDCQIQDSQLRVLLPALSLCSQLTNFYFHGNETSMNALKDLLSHTGRLSKLGLELYPAPLESLDNRGHVNWEILTPIRAELMRTLREVRQPKRIFSGPVPCPSCGSWPSEKVDFHLCS from the exons ATGAGCCTTCAGTCCCCATCCAGACTCCTGGGGCTGGCAGGGCAGAGCCTGCTGAGGAAGCAGTTCTTGACCATCTTCACCTTGGATGAGCTGCCCAGGGAGGTCTTCCCTCTGCTGTTCATGGAGGCCTTCAGCATGAGACACTATGAGGCCCTGAAGCTGATGGTGCAGGCCTGGCCCTTCATCCACCTCCCTCTGGGATCCCTGATGAAGACACCTCATCTGGAGACCTTGCAAGCTGTGCTGAAGGGACTTGATACACTGCTGGCCCAGAAGGTTTGCCCCGG GAGGTGGAAACTTCAAGTGCTTGATTTGCGGGATGTTGATGAGAATTTCTGGACCATATTGTCTGGAGCCAGGGCCCTCTCCTGCTCCACAGTGGCCATGAGTAAAAGGCAGACAGTGGAGGACTGTCCAAGGGTGGGAGAGTGCGAGCCCTTGAAGATGTTCATAAACCTCTGTCTAAAGAAAAGTACTCTGGATGAATGCCAGAGCTACCTTTGTGGGTGGATCCACTACAGAAGAGGTCTAGTGCACCTGTGGTGTAATAAGGTGCAGAATTACGCAATGCGAACTTCAACTTTCagaaatttattgaaaagagTATACCCAGACAGTATCCAGGATTTGGAAGTTAGGAGAAAGTGCTCTCTGAATAAAACAGGAAAGTTTGCCCCTTACCTCAGCCAGATGAGCAATCTTCACAAACTCTTTTTAGCCTTCAGTTATGATGATGAGTTATATGAAAGCGGCCAACAGCAGTTCATTCCTGACTTGGACTGTCCATTCCTCTGCCTGTCCTACCTTAAGATGCTTTATATAAGAAAGGTCAATAATATCAAAGAGCACCTGGAGCACCTGCTCAG GTGCCTCAAGAACCCCTTGGGGAGGTTTATATTCTGTCATGCTTACCTAGCTGATCGGGACATGGAGTATCTGTCTCAGTACCCAAGCCTCAGTCAGCTAAAGGAGCTGCATCTGATTGATATCCTAATGTGTACCACCAATCTTGAGCTCCTTGGAGCTCTGCTAGAGAAAGTTGCTGCTACTCTCCAGATCCTCACATTAAAGGACTGTCAGATCCAGGACTCCCAACTCAGGGTCCTCCTGCCTGCCCTGAGCCTCTGCTCCCAGCTCACCAACTTCTATTTTCATGGAAATGAGACCTCCATGAATGCTCTGAAAGACCTGCTGAGTCACACAGGCAGGCTGAGCAAGTTAGGCCTGGAGTTGTACCCTGCCCCTCTGGAGAGTCTTGACAACAGGGGTCATGTCAACTGGGAGATCCTCACCCCAATTCGGGCTGAGCTGATGCGTACACTCAGGGAAGTCAGGCAGCCCAAGAGGATCTTTTCTGGTCCCGTCCCCTGCCCTTCCTGTGGCTCATGGCCATCTGAGAAAGTGGACTTCCATCTTTGCTCTTAG